A genome region from Pseudomonadota bacterium includes the following:
- a CDS encoding DUF1778 domain-containing protein: MNTARPRITARVDADTQDLLAQAAAIAGMSSLNSFVLNAAIEKAKKIMDRERSLKLSRRDALMLVEALDTPPKPNVRLQKASQRYKGKNQL; the protein is encoded by the coding sequence ATGAATACCGCACGCCCTCGTATCACTGCCAGAGTTGATGCAGACACCCAGGATCTACTTGCCCAAGCTGCCGCTATAGCTGGTATGTCCAGTTTGAATTCTTTTGTTCTTAATGCAGCAATAGAGAAAGCTAAGAAAATTATGGACCGAGAGCGTTCGTTAAAACTCTCCCGGCGTGATGCATTGATGCTCGTGGAGGCTCTTGACACGCCTCCTAAACCAAATGTTCGTTTACAAAAGGCATCTCAGCGCTACAAAGGTAAAAACCAATTATGA
- a CDS encoding GNAT family N-acetyltransferase yields the protein MMITVALDKDKHDRNRFDCGIEALNSYLKIMANQQSKKDNTRTFVLEDDRHPERIIGYYSLTMAPINLNALPIKLRKKHRNVSSAGLIARLAIDKSYKKQGYGEWLLVDALRKLLFASETVAFPIVLVDAKKGSVEFYKKFGFTPFKDTSSKLFITMADIRLSLSE from the coding sequence ATTATGATCACTGTTGCTCTAGATAAAGACAAACATGACCGTAACAGGTTTGATTGTGGGATAGAAGCCTTAAACTCTTATCTCAAGATTATGGCAAACCAACAATCGAAGAAGGATAATACCCGTACCTTTGTTCTTGAAGATGACAGGCATCCAGAACGGATCATTGGATACTACAGTTTAACTATGGCACCTATCAACCTTAATGCCTTACCGATTAAATTGCGAAAAAAACACCGCAACGTTAGTTCTGCTGGTCTAATTGCCAGGCTGGCCATTGATAAAAGCTATAAAAAACAAGGTTATGGTGAATGGTTGCTGGTAGACGCTTTAAGAAAACTTCTATTTGCCAGTGAGACTGTTGCATTTCCAATAGTTCTGGTTGACGCTAAAAAAGGATCAGTTGAATTCTATAAAAAATTTGGCTTTACTCCCTTCAAGGATACTTCCAGTAAATTATTTATCACAATGGCGGACATTCGATTAAGCTTATCCGAATAA